In Alicyclobacillus macrosporangiidus CPP55, a single window of DNA contains:
- a CDS encoding phosphotransferase, whose amino-acid sequence MNRIWAADISITREQARVVIERQFPELAPADVRWWNEGWDNTLFEVNERYVFRFPRRAVAVDLLRRELGILPHLAERLPAAIPNPRFLGTPGDGFPFAFFGYDKLPGRPPHEARPTEEQRAASAGRWARFLRALHQVPVSDAIRWGIADSDAIGRLDVARRAPQLAARAQTLHEKGVLTDVAPVLEMAASAASWGDAAGTGPMAVVHGDLNFRNFLVDETGALCGVIDWGDAHIGHPAIDLTVVYSFLPPQAREAFWRVYGPVPDMVCRLARFRALYASVLILEYAVDIGDERQAEEAMRGIAWSLAE is encoded by the coding sequence ATGAATCGGATCTGGGCGGCGGACATCTCCATCACGCGGGAGCAGGCGCGCGTTGTCATCGAACGGCAGTTCCCGGAACTGGCCCCGGCGGACGTTCGCTGGTGGAACGAGGGATGGGACAACACCTTGTTCGAGGTCAACGAAAGATACGTGTTTCGGTTTCCCAGGCGTGCGGTGGCCGTGGACCTCCTCCGGAGGGAACTGGGCATCCTGCCGCATCTGGCGGAGCGATTGCCGGCCGCGATACCGAATCCGCGCTTTCTCGGCACGCCCGGCGATGGATTTCCATTTGCGTTTTTCGGATACGACAAGCTGCCCGGACGGCCTCCCCATGAGGCTCGTCCGACGGAGGAGCAGCGGGCGGCCAGTGCCGGTCGGTGGGCTCGCTTTCTCCGCGCGCTCCACCAGGTTCCGGTTTCGGATGCGATCCGCTGGGGCATCGCGGACTCGGACGCCATCGGCCGCCTGGACGTCGCCCGGCGGGCACCGCAGTTGGCGGCGCGGGCACAGACCCTGCATGAGAAGGGCGTCCTGACGGATGTTGCCCCGGTGCTCGAGATGGCGGCGTCCGCAGCCAGCTGGGGGGATGCTGCTGGCACCGGCCCCATGGCGGTGGTGCACGGGGACCTGAATTTCCGCAACTTCCTCGTGGATGAAACAGGGGCGTTGTGCGGCGTGATCGACTGGGGAGACGCGCACATCGGCCACCCGGCCATCGACCTGACCGTGGTGTACAGTTTCCTGCCGCCCCAGGCGCGAGAGGCGTTCTGGCGGGTCTATGGACCGGTGCCGGACATGGTGTGCCGTCTTGCGCGGTTCCGGGCGCTGTACGCGTCCGTGCTCATCCTCGAGTACGCCGTCGACATCGGCGACGAGCGGCAGGCGGAAGAGGCCATGCGGGGCATCGCGTGGAGCCTGGCGGAGTGA
- a CDS encoding ABC transporter substrate-binding protein yields the protein MRKNIATLALAGIAALVVTACGAAPQSGQNQQAANHTAVYGATSQVMIFWDPSDSFSNEVVAMNNMYETLLRYDPRADKFIPVLATSYEKSKDNLTWTFHLRNNVHFHDGKLMTSADVKNSIERTIHRGKGAAYIWDAVKSIETPDPQTVKFVLKYPAPIDLIASSPYAAFIFDTDVLKKNGDNWFASGHEAGTGPYMLQSWSADKPLVLQKFPDYWGGWNGPHYDKVVFETVSDANTKAQMVKSGTLTYVDMLPVQQLDALANDHNVRIVRTPSFQNLIAFFNTEKKPLNDPKVREALSDAFPYDQVIKDVMQNQARQSVGPIPDGLWGHDGNLPVHHYDLDTAKKLLADAGIQPGKLSLTLTYTAGDANEEQIASLYKASLQQIGVNLEVRSMPWDAQWNLAKASDPQQRQDIFLMYWWPDYSNPYSFLYNLFHSEKTVNFNLSYYKNPQYDKLIDDGNVKAGVDRTAAEQLFAQAQSMLVKDNPAIWIFDEDYVRAVSSSMQGFVDNPSYPNVVFWYDVRPQ from the coding sequence GTGAGAAAAAACATTGCCACACTTGCGCTCGCTGGGATCGCCGCGCTGGTCGTCACCGCTTGTGGTGCGGCCCCGCAGTCGGGCCAAAATCAACAGGCTGCCAACCACACCGCGGTTTACGGGGCGACCAGCCAAGTAATGATTTTCTGGGATCCCTCGGACAGTTTTTCCAATGAAGTCGTCGCGATGAACAATATGTACGAAACCCTGCTCCGCTACGACCCCAGGGCGGACAAATTCATTCCGGTACTGGCGACGTCGTATGAGAAATCGAAGGACAACCTGACGTGGACGTTCCACTTGCGGAACAACGTGCACTTCCACGACGGGAAGTTGATGACATCCGCGGACGTGAAAAACTCGATTGAGAGAACCATCCACCGCGGAAAGGGAGCCGCGTACATCTGGGATGCCGTCAAGTCCATCGAGACACCTGACCCGCAAACGGTCAAGTTCGTGCTGAAATACCCCGCCCCCATCGATCTCATCGCCAGTTCGCCGTACGCCGCCTTCATTTTTGACACGGACGTGCTGAAGAAAAACGGTGACAACTGGTTTGCGAGCGGACACGAGGCTGGGACAGGCCCGTACATGCTGCAGAGTTGGTCGGCGGACAAGCCGTTGGTGCTGCAGAAATTTCCCGACTACTGGGGAGGGTGGAACGGGCCCCACTACGACAAGGTCGTGTTCGAGACGGTGAGTGATGCCAACACGAAAGCGCAAATGGTCAAGTCCGGCACCCTGACCTATGTGGACATGCTGCCGGTGCAACAGTTGGACGCCCTCGCCAACGACCACAACGTGCGGATCGTCCGCACCCCGTCGTTCCAAAATCTGATTGCCTTCTTCAACACGGAAAAGAAGCCGCTCAACGACCCGAAAGTGCGCGAGGCCTTGAGCGACGCGTTTCCGTACGACCAGGTGATCAAAGACGTCATGCAAAACCAGGCCCGCCAAAGCGTGGGTCCCATCCCGGACGGGCTGTGGGGGCACGACGGCAATTTGCCGGTGCATCACTACGATCTCGACACCGCCAAGAAGCTGCTGGCGGACGCCGGTATTCAGCCCGGCAAGCTGTCGCTCACGCTCACCTACACTGCGGGCGACGCCAATGAGGAACAGATCGCCTCGCTGTACAAGGCCAGTCTGCAGCAGATCGGGGTCAATCTGGAAGTGCGGTCGATGCCGTGGGACGCCCAGTGGAACTTGGCGAAAGCTTCGGATCCACAGCAGCGGCAGGACATCTTTTTGATGTACTGGTGGCCCGATTATTCCAACCCGTACAGCTTCTTGTACAATCTGTTCCACTCGGAGAAGACCGTGAACTTCAACCTGTCGTACTACAAGAATCCACAGTATGACAAGTTGATCGACGACGGCAACGTCAAGGCGGGCGTGGACCGGACTGCTGCGGAGCAGCTGTTCGCTCAGGCGCAGTCGATGCTGGTGAAGGACAACCCAGCCATTTGGATTTTTGATGAGGACTACGTGCGTGCCGTGAGCTCGTCCATGCAGGGATTCGTGGACAACCCGAGCTATCCGAACGTGGTGTTCTGGTACGACGTGCGTCCACAGTGA
- a CDS encoding PucR family transcriptional regulator, with protein MAVHLKDLLAVEDWRVVRTEGVMCPDVSVEQLEFCLDVPHEWKPSVLYFFPWKKSLYDPALESLVRRASRDGAAGVALVVSKSETEPGLRAPSHLVAVCQRLGTNLLICPVEELSRVWTSGLQRYASDEMDALKRLRDDMRAVAELASECASVNEFLEQVGNRMGLRLEWKVQPVSDAASHRVTVARNTAGYLVERGIAERVTDQVLRWIGHLAAAIHYADVARVQVKTHYQADLLQVLLDDRADVEVRLRVAHQARLDATAMTQAVVFLQRFDHSLESPLRLHDRLVEAEQRCRILGIPNLAGYYQGHPVVLVQHRTHRQAGADCTRAAGLRTLVEQWAAPDIIIGLSSERPLQEGGRLFQEALEAAVVGRALDRPDSVMQYAHISGDRLFYALLTSPFAMSLAQQLLQPIIESDRVHHTEFFRTLSAFFQCNRKLVETARALNLHRNSLRYRLDQIERLLGFRLDDSERTWLVHLAILTFRTHGFPLDPNPRRSG; from the coding sequence GTGGCAGTGCACCTGAAGGATCTCTTGGCGGTGGAGGACTGGCGTGTGGTGCGGACCGAGGGCGTCATGTGCCCGGATGTGTCCGTCGAACAACTGGAATTCTGTCTCGATGTGCCACACGAGTGGAAACCGTCTGTACTGTACTTCTTCCCATGGAAGAAATCCCTCTATGATCCCGCATTGGAAAGCTTGGTCAGAAGGGCGTCACGGGATGGAGCGGCCGGAGTCGCCCTTGTCGTTTCCAAGTCTGAGACGGAACCCGGGCTGCGAGCGCCCTCCCATCTAGTGGCCGTATGTCAGCGCCTCGGCACAAACCTGCTGATCTGCCCCGTGGAGGAGCTGTCGCGCGTATGGACGTCAGGGTTGCAGCGGTATGCGAGCGACGAGATGGACGCGCTGAAACGGCTGCGAGACGATATGCGGGCGGTTGCCGAATTAGCTTCAGAATGTGCGTCGGTCAACGAGTTTTTGGAGCAGGTCGGCAATCGCATGGGCCTGCGGTTGGAATGGAAGGTGCAGCCCGTTTCTGATGCAGCGTCGCACCGGGTCACCGTCGCCCGGAACACGGCAGGATATCTGGTTGAGCGGGGGATTGCCGAACGGGTCACCGATCAGGTGTTGCGGTGGATAGGCCACTTGGCTGCGGCCATACACTATGCGGACGTCGCCAGGGTGCAGGTGAAGACCCACTACCAGGCGGACCTCCTGCAGGTATTGTTGGACGACCGGGCGGATGTGGAGGTTCGTCTGAGGGTGGCCCACCAGGCGCGCCTGGATGCGACCGCGATGACGCAGGCCGTGGTCTTTCTGCAGCGTTTCGATCATTCGTTGGAGAGCCCCTTGCGATTGCACGACCGGTTGGTGGAAGCGGAACAGCGGTGCCGAATCCTGGGGATCCCCAACTTGGCCGGGTATTATCAAGGTCACCCCGTGGTTCTGGTCCAACACCGGACCCATCGCCAAGCGGGGGCAGACTGTACACGGGCGGCGGGCCTTCGCACGCTGGTCGAGCAGTGGGCGGCACCCGACATCATCATTGGCCTCAGCAGTGAACGGCCGTTGCAGGAAGGGGGACGCTTGTTCCAAGAGGCTTTGGAGGCGGCCGTGGTGGGGCGGGCGCTGGACAGGCCGGATTCCGTCATGCAGTACGCCCACATCAGCGGTGACCGCCTCTTTTATGCACTCCTGACCTCTCCGTTTGCCATGTCGTTGGCACAACAACTCTTGCAACCGATCATCGAGAGTGACCGCGTCCATCACACGGAGTTCTTCCGAACGTTGTCCGCGTTTTTTCAATGCAACCGCAAACTGGTGGAAACGGCGCGAGCCCTGAACTTGCACCGCAATTCCCTGCGCTATCGCCTGGATCAGATCGAGCGGCTTCTCGGGTTCAGGTTGGACGATTCGGAGAGGACCTGGCTGGTTCATCTCGCGATTCTGACTTTCCGAACCCACGGGTTTCCGCTTGACCCCAACCCTCGGCGGTCTGGTTGA
- a CDS encoding aldehyde dehydrogenase family protein, with protein sequence MAVAHSIPEFGLFVDGRWTAADSGESYTVINPATATPAAVVAKGGLTDVEKAVTSARRAFESGVWSRATPAERAQVLNRFAQRIAEHAAELAYLEVISSGATIRRVAASDILQIVDLLQQTAQFALEYPYVETLPVRPFPAPSHNQVWREPVGVCAAITAWNFPLILAMWKLAPALAMGNSVVMKPASNTPLSTLKLAELAVEAGLPPGVFNVIAGPGATVGEALVQHPEVDKVAFTGSTEVGRRIMQLAAQSVKRVTLELGGKSPAIVLPDADLELAVPGLLFGVFLHSGQICECGTRAFVHRSIYGEVLERLAGLTSRIRLGNPLDEATGMGPVASEAQLKTVLAYIEAGKRDGARLVCGGRRATGGALDAGYFVEPTIFADVDNRMTIAQEEIFGPVLSVIPYDDVADAVRLANDTIYGLAAGVWTRDLNRAYRIARDLKAGTVWINDWHMFRSDAPFGGYKQSGFGREIGRYALDEYTQLKHVHASLVHEPGNRPWYGILLS encoded by the coding sequence ATGGCAGTCGCACATTCGATTCCGGAGTTCGGTCTGTTCGTGGACGGACGGTGGACCGCCGCGGACAGCGGCGAGTCGTACACCGTGATCAACCCGGCCACGGCAACGCCGGCCGCAGTCGTGGCGAAGGGCGGCCTCACGGACGTGGAGAAAGCGGTGACATCTGCGCGCCGGGCGTTCGAAAGCGGTGTGTGGTCTCGCGCCACACCGGCGGAACGTGCGCAGGTGTTGAACCGGTTCGCCCAGCGGATCGCCGAGCACGCGGCGGAGCTGGCCTACCTGGAGGTCATCTCGTCCGGCGCCACCATCCGCCGGGTCGCGGCCTCGGACATTTTGCAGATCGTCGATCTGCTGCAACAGACCGCGCAATTTGCCCTGGAGTACCCGTACGTCGAAACGCTGCCCGTGCGGCCGTTCCCGGCGCCGAGTCACAATCAGGTGTGGCGCGAACCCGTGGGCGTCTGCGCCGCCATCACGGCGTGGAACTTCCCGCTCATCCTGGCCATGTGGAAGTTGGCCCCCGCCTTGGCGATGGGCAATTCCGTCGTGATGAAACCAGCGTCCAACACACCCCTGTCGACGCTCAAACTGGCCGAGCTGGCGGTAGAGGCGGGCCTGCCACCCGGGGTCTTCAACGTGATCGCGGGACCGGGAGCCACGGTCGGCGAGGCGCTTGTACAGCATCCTGAGGTGGACAAGGTCGCTTTCACGGGTTCGACGGAAGTGGGGCGGCGCATCATGCAGCTGGCCGCCCAGTCGGTGAAACGGGTCACGCTGGAGCTGGGCGGCAAGTCCCCTGCCATCGTGCTCCCCGACGCGGACCTGGAGCTGGCCGTCCCGGGCCTCCTGTTCGGCGTCTTCCTGCACTCCGGCCAGATCTGCGAGTGCGGCACGCGCGCATTTGTCCACCGGTCCATTTACGGCGAGGTGTTGGAGCGGCTCGCAGGGCTGACCTCGCGCATTCGGCTCGGCAATCCGCTCGACGAGGCCACAGGAATGGGGCCCGTCGCGTCCGAGGCACAGCTGAAGACGGTGCTGGCCTACATCGAAGCTGGCAAGCGGGATGGCGCCCGGCTCGTCTGTGGCGGACGGAGGGCCACCGGCGGGGCGTTGGACGCGGGCTATTTCGTCGAACCGACCATATTCGCCGATGTGGACAACCGGATGACCATCGCGCAGGAGGAGATCTTCGGCCCGGTGCTGTCGGTCATTCCGTACGACGACGTGGCGGACGCGGTGCGCCTCGCCAACGACACCATCTACGGCCTGGCCGCCGGCGTCTGGACGCGCGACCTCAACCGAGCTTACCGCATCGCCCGCGATCTGAAGGCCGGCACGGTGTGGATCAACGACTGGCACATGTTCCGCAGCGACGCGCCCTTCGGCGGATATAAACAGAGCGGGTTCGGCCGCGAGATCGGCCGGTACGCGCTCGACGAGTACACCCAGCTCAAGCACGTGCACGCCTCCCTCGTGCACGAGCCGGGCAACCGACCCTGGTACGGCATCCTGTTGTCGTGA
- a CDS encoding DUF917 domain-containing protein gives MMQCLRSADMWALALGAAFLGCGGGGSPRLGMYLARHALDTCGPVRLLDYEELSGPAVVVGMIGAPNIDEEKLPSGDELLRAVDCLAPYVDGDCRAVGALEIGGSNGMFAVVAAARMRLPLLDADTMGRAFPLLSMSSWFLPEHSGRQFVAFADAVGHTLVIPGEDGEYVDKIAELMTRHFGGVAAVAIGPLLPRVHGQRLNLGSFTTAHRIGVALEHSSDIYSLYESLQEWTACELFVGKVSECVKQFQGHYPYGMCTLETTYPNWSHIRLDFQNEFLLLSRDGQSIATVPDIISVIDLSQLQPITPSELAYGMEIAVVTMPAPRIWQEDRRRRRVGPATFGYEWLDGYD, from the coding sequence ATGATGCAATGCTTGCGCTCTGCCGACATGTGGGCACTGGCGCTCGGCGCCGCATTCCTCGGATGCGGGGGAGGTGGATCACCGAGGCTCGGGATGTACTTGGCTCGACATGCCCTGGACACCTGCGGGCCGGTGCGCCTGCTGGATTACGAAGAATTGTCCGGTCCAGCGGTGGTGGTCGGAATGATTGGTGCGCCAAACATCGATGAGGAGAAGCTCCCCTCGGGCGATGAGCTGTTGCGTGCTGTGGACTGCCTCGCGCCCTACGTGGACGGGGACTGCAGGGCCGTCGGAGCGCTCGAAATCGGGGGTTCCAACGGCATGTTTGCAGTGGTGGCGGCGGCCCGGATGCGGCTGCCTCTGCTGGACGCGGACACCATGGGACGAGCCTTCCCGCTGTTGTCGATGTCTTCGTGGTTTCTGCCAGAACATTCGGGACGCCAGTTCGTGGCATTCGCCGACGCGGTCGGACACACGTTGGTCATCCCCGGCGAGGACGGGGAGTACGTGGACAAGATCGCGGAGTTGATGACACGCCACTTTGGCGGGGTGGCGGCTGTCGCCATCGGTCCTCTGCTGCCAAGGGTGCATGGCCAGCGGTTGAACCTTGGGTCTTTCACCACGGCCCATCGAATTGGCGTGGCGCTGGAACACTCTAGCGACATCTATTCTCTGTATGAATCACTGCAAGAGTGGACGGCGTGTGAGCTGTTTGTGGGCAAGGTTTCTGAGTGTGTAAAACAGTTCCAGGGCCACTATCCGTACGGCATGTGCACCCTGGAGACTACGTATCCAAACTGGTCGCACATCCGGTTGGACTTTCAAAACGAGTTTCTCTTGCTCAGCCGGGACGGCCAATCGATCGCGACGGTACCCGACATCATCAGCGTGATCGACCTTTCGCAATTGCAGCCCATTACACCGTCCGAACTGGCGTACGGCATGGAGATCGCAGTCGTCACGATGCCTGCCCCGCGGATCTGGCAGGAGGACCGTCGCAGACGGCGCGTGGGGCCGGCGACGTTCGGCTACGAATGGCTCGATGGATATGATTGA